Within the Leptospira johnsonii genome, the region GAGTAACTGGTAAAAACCCGGAATTTGTTGAAGGTCTTTTAGAAGGAAAAGAGAAAACAAAATTAAAACTCGGCTTTATAAGATCTGGGTTGAATTCAGAAAAAACAATTACTGTTAGTACGGAACCAGAGCCTGTTCTTTCGAAAAATTTACAAAGTAAGGTATTCGGAAAAAAATCCCAAATTGCATATATACGAATTTTATCTTTTAATAATGTATCGGAAGATAAAAGATCATTGGACGCACTTGTTACAGAAGAATTCAAAAAGATAATAGAGGAATCCAAGGTTAAGGGAAATAAAATCCAAGGTATTGTTCTTGATTTACGACAAAATCAGGGTGGGCTTCTGAATTTATGTATTTCGGTCGCGGATCTTTTTTTGAAATCCGGGATAGTAACGGATAAAAAGGAAAAAAACCGCAGCCCCGACACTGTTTATGCCAGCCCAAATCAGATTACCGATATTCCCTTATTTGTACTCATTAATTTTAGGACAGCTGTAGGTGCGGAATTGGTAGCGGGAGCTTTGCGCGCAAATTATCGAGCGGTGCTAATCGGAGAACCTAGTTATGGATCCGCAGCAATCCATAAGTTAAGTATACATCCAGCGAATACGATGAATGAGAAATATTTTTTAAAAATTTGGGCTGGGCAGTTCTCGTTGCCGACTGGAGAGTCGCTTGAGGGGCGTGGGATCAAACCGGATATCCTGGTTTCGGAAACAGAGAATGGGAAATTTCCTATCCGTAAGAGAAAAAAGGGAAATGTTTTAAATCCCGGAGCTGATCTGAGTCCTATCACATTTCAACCGTTAAACTCGTATTCGAAAGAAATGTTATTAAAAGCGGAGAATATTTCAAAATCCGTTTCCACAGGAAAAAATCATTCCGAGATCCTTTTGAACAAAATGATGGCTGCTGTTGAATATTTACTACTTGAGATGGAAACTAGGTGATCTTTCATTTGTTTTCAAAACAAAAAAGGCCTTCTTTCGAAGGCCTTTTCTCATCTGGAAGTCCCAAATTCTTAAGAAAGAATAAATTCTTTGTTCAGAACTCGGATAAAATCCCGTTTGATGTCTTTAGGACAAGCGGCTTCACACTCGTACTGGTTCGTACAGTTTCCGAAACCTTCTTTGTCCATAGCGTTTACCATGTTTTTCACGCGTTCTTTCTTCTCCACTTGTCCTTGAGGAAGTAGAGCAAGATGGGAAACTTTCGCAGAAACGAATAACATAGCAGAAGCATTTTTACAAGAAGCTACACAAGCACCACAACCGATACAGGTTGCCGCATCCATTGCAACGTCTGCATCCTTTTTCGGAATAGGAAGAGCGTTTGCATCAGGAGCTCCACCGGTATTGATACTAACGAATCCCCCAGCTTGGATGATCCTATCAAAACCGCTACGATCCACGACCAGATCTTTTAGTACCGGGAAAGCTTTTGCTCTCCACGGTTCGAGAAAGATCGTGTCTCCATCTTTGAAAGTTCTCATATGAAGTTGGCAGGTGGTAACGCCAGGAAGAGGGCCGTGTGCCTCTCCGTTGATCATAATATTACAAGAACCGCAAATACCTTCTCTACAATCGTGCTCGAACGCAATCGGATCATCTCCTTTTACGATCAGGTCCTCGTTAACTACGTCCAACATTTCTAAAAAAGACATATCGGGAGAGATTCCCTTTGCATCGTAATTTACGATCTTGCCTTTTTCTTTTGCGTTTTTTTGTCTCCAGACTTTTAGTTTGAGGTCCATTATTTGTAGCTCCTCGTAGCGAGTTTAATATTCTCGAATTCCAGTTTTTCTCTGTGCTCTGTAGGTTTTGCTCCCACACCTTTCCATTCCCAAGCGGTGGCATGACAGAATTTTTCGTCATCCCGTTTGGCCTCTCCATCGTCCATCTGGTGTTCTGTACGGAAATGTCCTCCACAAGATTCTTCTCTTGTAAGAGCGTCTAAGCAAAGAAGTTCTCCGAATTCCAAGAAGTCGGCAACTCTTCCCGCTTTTTCCAGGGACTGGTTCAGATCAGCGCCTGAGCCTGGAACATTTACATTTTTCCAGAATTCTTCTCTGATCTGAGGAATTTTTACCAGGGCTTCTTTTAAGCTCTTATCGTCCCTTGCCATTCCGCAATTATTCCACATGATCTTTCCAAGTTCTTTATGGAAAGAATCAACAGTTCTCTTACCTTTAATGGAGAGAAGTTTGTTGATCTGAGAATTTGCGTCTGTCTCTGCTTTTTTGAATTCTGCATGATCTGTAGAAGGAGTTTTTCCGAATCCAACCTCTGCCAGATAATTTCCTATCGTGTAAGGAAGAACGAAATATCCGTCTGCAAGTCCTTGCATGAGAGCAGAAGCTCCAAGCCTGTTCGCTCCGTGATCTGAGAAGTTTGCTTCACCAATCACGAATAAACCTGGAAGATTACTCATCAGGTTATAATCCACCCAGAGTCCGCCCATTGTATAGTGAACTGCAGGGTAAATCCTCATTGGAACTTTATAAGGATTTTCTCCAGTGATCTGTTCATACATCTGGAAGAGGTTACCGTATCTTTCCGCGATTGTATGTTCTCCCAAACGATTGATCGCAGAGGAGAAGTCCAGATACACACCTTGGCCGCCCGGTCCTACACCGAATCCTGCATCACAAACTTCTTTTGCAGAACGGGAAGCGATGTCTCGAGGACAGAGGTTTCCATAACTTGGGTATTTTCTTTCTAAGTAATAATCTCTTTCGCTCTCAGGGATATCCGCAGGGTTACGAGTATCTCCCTGTTTTTTAGGAACCCAGATGCGTCCGTCGTTCCTTAGAGACTCGGACATCAAAGTCAATTTGGACTGATGGTCTCCGGAAACTGGGATACAAGTAGGGTGGATCTGAGTGTAACAAGGGTTAGCGAAGAAGGCTCCCTTTTTGTATGCACGGAACGTCGCAGTAACGTTAGAACCTTTTGCGTTTGTAGAAAGGTAGAATACGTTACCATATCCACCGGAAGCGAGCACTACTGCGTCTGCGGAATGAACAGTTACTTGGCCTGTTACTAGGTCTCTGATCACAACACCTTTTGCATGACCGTCAACCACGACTACATCCAACATTTCGGTCCTTGGATACATTTTCACGTTTCCTAAACCGATCTGTCTGGAAAGTGCGGAGTATGCTCCTAATAGAAGCTGTTGTCCAGTTTGCCCTTTCGCATAGAATGTACGGGAAACTTGGGCACCACCAAAGGATCTATTATCCAAATGTCCGCCGTATTCTCTCGCGAATGGAACACCTTGAGCCACACATTGGTCGATGATATTTGTAGAAACTTGAGCTAAACGATATACGTTAGCTTCTCTTGCTCTGAAGTCTCCACCTTTGATTGTATCGTAGAATAAACGATAAACCGAGTCACCGTCGTTTTGGTAGTTCTTAGCTGCGTTGATACCACCCTGTGCCGCAATGGAGTGAGCTCTACGTGGACTGTCTTGGAAGCAGAATGTTTTAACATTGTATCCAAGCTCTGCCAAGGTCGCAGAAGCGGAACCTCCCGCGAGTCCAGTTCCGATCACGATAACAGTGTATTTTCTTTTATTAGCCGGGTTAACTAATTTGATATGGGATTTATAATCGTCCCATTTCTTTTCCAAGGGACCCGATGGGATTTTGGAATCTAAACTCATATTATTGCGCTCCTGGAACTTTCACAAAGTTGAGAAGAATAGCAACCGGCATAGAAGTATTGCCGATGAAGATGGTTAAAGCGTAGAGGATCGCAAATGCGTTCGTCTTCGGCGCCCAGAAAGGAGTGTTAAAACCCAAAGTTTGGAAAACACTCGTTACTCCGTGACGAAGATGGAATGCAAGCAAGGTCATCGCTACTATATAGGAAATAGAAACGTAAATGTTCTTAAATCCTAAGATCACCATTGAGTAAACATCGTGCCTTTGTTTGTCACCAATGGTTTCTTGGAGCGCGAAGTTCTCAGGCTGGATCTTACCGATGGTAAAATGAAGCAGATGGTATATTACGAAAGCTAATAATACGGAACCGGTTAAAGCCATATAGCGGGAAGACAAGGTGGCTTGGATCGTACTTTCTTTTACATAACCTACAGGTCTTGCCTTCTTGTTTTCAAGAGACAATTTCAGGGCGTAGTAAACGTGTAATACGAATGCTGCCAAAAGAATTCCGCGGGCCAGCCATAGTAGTCCGCCTAAATTGTGTAGGAACTCAGCGTAAGTGTTAATCTTATCCGGTTCTTGGAAGATCTGGAGGTTCCCCAGCATGTGTACAAACACAAAGCCGAAGAGAATGATTCCGGTAATCGCAACGATAGTCTTTCTACCGATGGACGACCTTAGATATCCAGCTTGAAAATCCATTCAAAATCTCCTGTGAGGATCATGGGAAGAAGTCATCGATTTGTTTGAGGAAGGGATTGAAAAAGCGAAAGATCGCAGTTAGAATCCCTCTACAAAGTAGGATAAAAAAACAGGTCCAGACGAAAAGCACTTTTAAACTAAAAGACAAAAAATGGACATTGGCTGAGGAATATTTAGACTTGGTCTCATTTAGTGCGACGCGAAAATTCAAAAAAACGTAAATGATTTCAAAAGATCCATTTCAGTCTTTGTACAGAGAGCCCCTTCACGAGGGGAGAAAGGAAAAATTCTCCCCGGGAAAAAAAGGAGAAGGACCAGGCTATTTTTTATTCCGAGGACTTAAACTTTCCCGAATCGCGTTCGGTGGATATCGAATAGGATTAGAAGATCCGGAACATAAGGAAGCTCTTCAGCTTGCTCTACATTCTGGAGTGAACGTCATAGACGTTTCGGCCAACTATGGAGACGGAGAGGCCGAAAGTTTAGTAGGCAAGGTCTTAGATGAAAATTTCAAAAAAAGGCAACTGAACCGAAAGGAAATATTTTTAGTCACCAAAGCGGGATATATCCAAGGAAGGAATATGAAGCTTGTGGAGTCCAAAGAAAAAGACAAGGATCCTTTTCCGGAAATCACTTATTACCAACCTGGCTGTTACCATTGTATCTCCCCCGAATTTTTAGCGGACCAATTGGAAAGGTCCAGAAAACGACTGGGGCTTTCTACCATCGATGTGTTCTTATTGCATAATCCTGAATATTTCCTGAGCCATTCCGAAAAGAAGGGAGTTCCAAAAGAAGAAGCACAAGCGGAATACTATCGTAGGATCAAAGAGGCGTTTCAATTTTTAGAGAAGGTTAGAAAAGAAGGAAAAATCCAGTTTTATGGAATTTCCAGTAATACATTTCCTGTGCCGGAAGAGGAGTATACTCATACTTCTTTGTCGAAGTGCCTACAAATCGCTGAGAAAATCGCAGGAAAAGAGAATGGATTTGCAGTAGTCCAGTTCCCTGGGAATTGGTACGAGGACGGATTCCTTCGGAATCGGTCGGAGGGGCAGACTCTTCTCGAAATCTGTCGTCACTTCGACCTTCTTCCCTTGATCAACCGACCACTCAATTCCTTCCAGGCTGGAAAAGGAATGGTCCGACTTTCTTACGCGCCCCAAAACCAAGCCCCAGATCAGTCGAAGTTACTACAAATCCTAGAACTCGAATCCTCTCTCTTGGAACCACTTTCTCCAAATCTGAACCGGAATTCACTTTCCAAACTCTGGCAAATTTATGGGGAGAAGATCCGCTCCGAAGAACAATTCCAAGCATTACTACAAAAATCCTGGATCCCTACTTTGAGAGGAGTAATTGACGAAGTATATTCTGAAAAAGGAAAAGAATCCGCAGAAGAATACCTAAGAGTTCTGAACACAGCACTTCCTTTATTAGAAGAGCAAATACAGATCCGTTCGTCTGAAAATCTATCCGGACTATACGAACGCCTGGTCTCCAAATATCATACAAACGGAGACGCCCCGGAAAGTTTATCCTCTCTCATGGTATTCCATTTGGCTTCTCTTCTGGAAAAAGGAACCGTTCTGCTCGGAATGAGAAAAAGAAAGTATGTAAGGGATATTCTTCCCATCTTCAAAAAACAACTACCGGAAATCCCAAGGTCGGAATGGGGAGAAAATGGAATTCGATCCTGAAATACTTTCCATATTAGAAAAAGTGAAACAAGGAGACGCAGATTCCAGTTTCGACTACGCCTGGGGAGAAGGAAGAAAACTCTACCTAAAAGGAAGATATTTCGAATTACACGAGGTATTCGAATTCCAATGGAAGAAGGAAATTGGAGGAAGAAGGCTACTATTACATGGATGGATCCAACTTGCTATTTCCTTGAATAAGGCTTTCGTAAAACCGAATATACGCGGATCCAAAATGCAGGCGGAAAAGTCCAAGGAAAAGTTTTTAAAACTTTTCGAAACCGGAGAACTTTCTCCAATCGGAAAAGACCAAACCGATGGTATCATCTATTTCCTGGAAAAATTTTTGAGCTTATTTGAAAGCGAAGAAAGTTGGGACCTCGAACGAATTAAGGAACTTTCTCTACCTGAAATGCAAGAAAACGCAAAGGAATTGTTTTCAAGTTCTGTTTTCCCAGCATCGTGACCCTATGGAAGTTTCCGATCCTCAAAACAAAAACCAAGAAAGCGGATTTTTCGAATCCGGAGGTTATAAGCTCCATTATACAAAACGGGACAATGGAAAGAAAAGAGCATTACTTTTGCTTCACGGATTTATGGATTCTTCCCAAACCTTTTTGTTCCAGGAAGAATATTTATCCAAATATTTCGATCTTTACCGTTTCGATTATAGAGGGCATGGAGATTCAGAATGGTTGAGAGAAGGTTTCTACCACTTCATGCTTCCTTTAGTGGACACAAAAACATTCATCCAAAAATTTCTTCCTGAGAAATTCCATATACTCGGACATTCCATGGGAGGAGGCTTAGGATCGCGGCTTGCTGGATTGTATCCGGAAAGAGTTGAAAGCCTTATATGTCTGGAAGGATTTAGTTCTCTCCAGGATCCGGAAAAGGAAAGAAGAAGGTTCCTTGGTTGGTTGGAAAATTGGGAACTGAGTCTCGCAGGAAAGGATAGAAAACGTCAAAAAAATTTCAGATCGGTGGAAGATGCCGCTGCAAGGCTTGCACCCATCTACCCTAGACTTCCTAAAGAAAGACTTTTAAAAATTACCGAAACATTAACAAGACCAGCAGAAGAGGGAGGATATATGTGGAAAAGTGATCCTTCTTACAAAAACGGGCCTCCAGTTTTTCTAAGTCCTCAGTTTACCAGACATCTTTGGGAGACAATTTCCTGTAATGTTCTCGTCGTTTATGGACAGAAAACACATTTAGCATTGGACGATAGCAAGGAAGTATTCTCTCATATTAGAAATTTGAAATATATTGAAATAGAAGATGCAGGTCATAATATGCATCACGATCGTCCGGAACTTCTTGAGACTATACTCGATGAGTTTTACGTAACAAATTTAAAGTAAACGGACCTTTCGTACGATTCGATGTCGGATAACGTATTTTTTACTCACGTATGTATAGTACGAAAATTCGGAGACATAAAAAAATTTCCTAATATTTTTCAAAAAGAACTTGTACTTTTAGAGTACCGGAATAGTTTTCCTCCAACGTTTTGTAGTTAGGGGCGAACATGGTCAGCAGCAAATTTAAAGAACAAATGGAAAGATACGTAAACTACCGAGGGATAGACATCATTCTTCATTTAAAAGACGGTTCTATCATCGAATTAGATAAAAACAGAAGACTCGTAGGTGAAGAGATCGTATATTTTCCACAAAAAGCGAACCCTAGTAAAATTTCTCTTACCATGATCCAAAAAGCGGATCTATTCGTCGCCTAAGCAAAACGACGAATCCCTTCAATATGATCAAAACGACACCGGGAAATCCCGGTGTTTGTTTATCGGCCAGTCCTAAAACTTACGCTAAGGTCTGGATCAATTCTTCGATCTCTTTGATCTTGTCGAAATCCTTTTCCGTATAATTCAAGAACACATCGTATTCCGCATCGGAAACACGGTCGCACTTGATCACTTTCATTGGAATATCGATGGAACCGGAAACGCTGATCGTTCCTACTTGCAGAGCCAAGTTGGTTCCAGGTTCCCAGGGAATTTCGGTTCTATGCACGATTCCAACGAGCACGTTTTCTGCGATCCTCAGCTTAGAACTTTCTAACACCTGAAAGCCTACGTTAAGTGTGGAGGGGATTCTATTGTATCTCATGGCGGTTTTTCCTCCCGGTTTTCTGAAAGAGCTTAGATTCAATCGCTTACGTTCCGATTAAGATCCTTTTACGATCTTGAAAAAATCGGTTGAGCGAGAGCGATTCTCCTATTTAAAGCAATTTCTATACCAGTAATCATATATTCAGCCCCGGACAGAAAGAAAATCGTGCAATGCACCAAAATATTAAGTCGCTTTCCATTATAACGAATACTTGGCTAAGTTTAGCGGAGAAGGGATTGGATCTTCTTAGGATATCTACCTTGAATCTTGGTATTTAGTCGAAGTTACTACATTTTCAGATCTTAAAGCCTAACGGGATATTCCTCCGTTCTGCTAATTTATTAAGCGAATTGGAAATTTTTCATTCCGGAATCACTTTTCCCCGTTCCCTTTTTTTCTTTTCTAGTTATTTATTCCAAGGTTATAACGGCAGAGGTGTTCGACCATATTTGGTTGAATCACGAGATTATTTTGTCCGAATGGATTCTTAAAGAATTTAGAGAAGTATGTTCTCGTAAATTTAAGATCAAAGAAAAAGAGATCTCCGAAGTGTTAGAACATCTGAGGGCAGGAGCAAGAGTTTACCAGCTTAATGGTCTTCCGCCGAAAGTTTGCGCAGATCCGACTGATGATAATATCCTTCATATTGCAGAATTTTCAAAGGCAGATTGGATCTTGAGTGGAGATTCCGACCTTCTGAAATTGAAACAGTTTCAGAAAATCGAAATCATTTCTCCTTGAGAATATAAACTGAAATCTTTAGTCTGAGTAGAGAATCAGTAAAGAATTCTGGTCTTGATAGAACCTGGATGTCTTTCTATTCTTTCTTTCAGTTCATCTCCCACGCTCATATTGATTACCATGGAGAGATATCCGATCTCTGCGCTGGTTCCTAAATGTTGGGAACTGATATTTGCACCGATCTCAGAAACCATACTGTTGATATCCTTAAGGAATCCAGGTTGGTTTTTGTGAACATTCAGAATTCTGTACATTCCCTGAGGGATCGGATTCAGCTCTATATTAGGAAAGTTTACAGCAAAAGTAGTGGAGCCATTGTTTACAAACTTCAAAAGTTTAGAAGCAACTTCCGTTCCGATATTCTTCTGCGCTTCTTCCGTAGAACCACCGATATGAGGGGTCAATATTACGTTTTGCAGATTTTGCAAAGGAGTTATGAATGGATCGCTGTTTGATTCAGGCTCTTGTGGAAAAACATCCACACCAGCGCCTGCGATATGTCCTGCCTTAATCGCCTCAGCCAGGGCTTCCAGATCCACAACCTTTCCTCTGGAAAGATTGATGATATAAGCTCCTTTTTTCGTAGCTTTGATTTCCTTAGCACTGTATAAATTCGTCGTTTCAGGAAGTTCAGGCACATGAAAGGTAACAAAATCGGAAACAGAGAGTAGTTCTTCGTAAGAATTGATCGGAGTCGCATTTCCTAAAGGAAGAACTGTTTGTGTATCATAATAGATCACTTTTAGGCCCATTGCTTCTGCGAGGACGGAGACTTGGCTACCGATGTGACCGTAACCTACGATCCCCAGAGTTTTTCCCCGGACCTCAAAGCAGTTCTTAGAGATTTTATTCCAGATCCCTGCGTGAGTATTTCGGATATGATCCGGAACCCTTCTTGCTAACATTACGATTTCTGCAATTACAAGTTCGGCCACGGAGCGAGTATTAGAATAAGGAGCGTTGAATACCGGGATCCCTTTCTTCTCCGCTTCCGCCAGGTCCACTTGGTTTGTTCCGATACAGAAACAACCCACGGTCATAAGGCGTTTTGCCTTAGCTAAAACGGGTGCGGTCAGATTCGTTTTACTTCGGATCCCCAGAACATGAATGTTCTCGATTTCTTTCGAAAGTTCGTCTTCGCCCAGGGCTTGGGGGAGAAGGCGGACATTAAAACCGTCTTTTTGAAAGAGTTGGAATGCGTCTTGGTGTACATTCTCTAAGAGGAGGACGTTTATCTTTTCTTTCGGGTAGGAAATCATAGTTCTATAGCCATGGAATGTATCCTCGGCTTCTCTGAAAACGGATTTTTTACTTCACCTTTAGGGGATCGTGAGAAGAATGGAATGGAAATCATCCGGAGACCGCTATTCAATGATCCGTTCCAATTTTTCATTTTTA harbors:
- a CDS encoding PilZ domain-containing protein, whose protein sequence is MRYNRIPSTLNVGFQVLESSKLRIAENVLVGIVHRTEIPWEPGTNLALQVGTISVSGSIDIPMKVIKCDRVSDAEYDVFLNYTEKDFDKIKEIEELIQTLA
- a CDS encoding putative toxin-antitoxin system toxin component, PIN family encodes the protein MSEWILKEFREVCSRKFKIKEKEISEVLEHLRAGARVYQLNGLPPKVCADPTDDNILHIAEFSKADWILSGDSDLLKLKQFQKIEIISP
- a CDS encoding fumarate reductase/succinate dehydrogenase flavoprotein subunit; translation: MSLDSKIPSGPLEKKWDDYKSHIKLVNPANKRKYTVIVIGTGLAGGSASATLAELGYNVKTFCFQDSPRRAHSIAAQGGINAAKNYQNDGDSVYRLFYDTIKGGDFRAREANVYRLAQVSTNIIDQCVAQGVPFAREYGGHLDNRSFGGAQVSRTFYAKGQTGQQLLLGAYSALSRQIGLGNVKMYPRTEMLDVVVVDGHAKGVVIRDLVTGQVTVHSADAVVLASGGYGNVFYLSTNAKGSNVTATFRAYKKGAFFANPCYTQIHPTCIPVSGDHQSKLTLMSESLRNDGRIWVPKKQGDTRNPADIPESERDYYLERKYPSYGNLCPRDIASRSAKEVCDAGFGVGPGGQGVYLDFSSAINRLGEHTIAERYGNLFQMYEQITGENPYKVPMRIYPAVHYTMGGLWVDYNLMSNLPGLFVIGEANFSDHGANRLGASALMQGLADGYFVLPYTIGNYLAEVGFGKTPSTDHAEFKKAETDANSQINKLLSIKGKRTVDSFHKELGKIMWNNCGMARDDKSLKEALVKIPQIREEFWKNVNVPGSGADLNQSLEKAGRVADFLEFGELLCLDALTREESCGGHFRTEHQMDDGEAKRDDEKFCHATAWEWKGVGAKPTEHREKLEFENIKLATRSYK
- a CDS encoding S41 family peptidase, with amino-acid sequence MKYKLFALSIFCFYFITSGLFSNPLTEDKFAEELKFIDVSLKEVNRLSFDPKKFDERLGYIKASQKILASLEPPKFLLPEEQTYKILDSIPSSYIKSNQPDETPFGTQWADIPFSKEDFSNIFKMVLEKNKPENYRNVTLLAVNGLFASYDPDSKIFSDQIQQVDFGIGVKLRSDSLGRIFIEKIDENSPGEKVGLTIDDQILSVNEIRVTGKNPEFVEGLLEGKEKTKLKLGFIRSGLNSEKTITVSTEPEPVLSKNLQSKVFGKKSQIAYIRILSFNNVSEDKRSLDALVTEEFKKIIEESKVKGNKIQGIVLDLRQNQGGLLNLCISVADLFLKSGIVTDKKEKNRSPDTVYASPNQITDIPLFVLINFRTAVGAELVAGALRANYRAVLIGEPSYGSAAIHKLSIHPANTMNEKYFLKIWAGQFSLPTGESLEGRGIKPDILVSETENGKFPIRKRKKGNVLNPGADLSPITFQPLNSYSKEMLLKAENISKSVSTGKNHSEILLNKMMAAVEYLLLEMETR
- a CDS encoding succinate dehydrogenase/fumarate reductase iron-sulfur subunit — translated: MDLKLKVWRQKNAKEKGKIVNYDAKGISPDMSFLEMLDVVNEDLIVKGDDPIAFEHDCREGICGSCNIMINGEAHGPLPGVTTCQLHMRTFKDGDTIFLEPWRAKAFPVLKDLVVDRSGFDRIIQAGGFVSINTGGAPDANALPIPKKDADVAMDAATCIGCGACVASCKNASAMLFVSAKVSHLALLPQGQVEKKERVKNMVNAMDKEGFGNCTNQYECEAACPKDIKRDFIRVLNKEFILS
- a CDS encoding DUF309 domain-containing protein; this encodes MEFDPEILSILEKVKQGDADSSFDYAWGEGRKLYLKGRYFELHEVFEFQWKKEIGGRRLLLHGWIQLAISLNKAFVKPNIRGSKMQAEKSKEKFLKLFETGELSPIGKDQTDGIIYFLEKFLSLFESEESWDLERIKELSLPEMQENAKELFSSSVFPAS
- a CDS encoding aldo/keto reductase: MISKDPFQSLYREPLHEGRKEKFSPGKKGEGPGYFLFRGLKLSRIAFGGYRIGLEDPEHKEALQLALHSGVNVIDVSANYGDGEAESLVGKVLDENFKKRQLNRKEIFLVTKAGYIQGRNMKLVESKEKDKDPFPEITYYQPGCYHCISPEFLADQLERSRKRLGLSTIDVFLLHNPEYFLSHSEKKGVPKEEAQAEYYRRIKEAFQFLEKVRKEGKIQFYGISSNTFPVPEEEYTHTSLSKCLQIAEKIAGKENGFAVVQFPGNWYEDGFLRNRSEGQTLLEICRHFDLLPLINRPLNSFQAGKGMVRLSYAPQNQAPDQSKLLQILELESSLLEPLSPNLNRNSLSKLWQIYGEKIRSEEQFQALLQKSWIPTLRGVIDEVYSEKGKESAEEYLRVLNTALPLLEEQIQIRSSENLSGLYERLVSKYHTNGDAPESLSSLMVFHLASLLEKGTVLLGMRKRKYVRDILPIFKKQLPEIPRSEWGENGIRS
- the serA gene encoding phosphoglycerate dehydrogenase is translated as MISYPKEKINVLLLENVHQDAFQLFQKDGFNVRLLPQALGEDELSKEIENIHVLGIRSKTNLTAPVLAKAKRLMTVGCFCIGTNQVDLAEAEKKGIPVFNAPYSNTRSVAELVIAEIVMLARRVPDHIRNTHAGIWNKISKNCFEVRGKTLGIVGYGHIGSQVSVLAEAMGLKVIYYDTQTVLPLGNATPINSYEELLSVSDFVTFHVPELPETTNLYSAKEIKATKKGAYIINLSRGKVVDLEALAEAIKAGHIAGAGVDVFPQEPESNSDPFITPLQNLQNVILTPHIGGSTEEAQKNIGTEVASKLLKFVNNGSTTFAVNFPNIELNPIPQGMYRILNVHKNQPGFLKDINSMVSEIGANISSQHLGTSAEIGYLSMVINMSVGDELKERIERHPGSIKTRILY
- a CDS encoding succinate dehydrogenase cytochrome b subunit encodes the protein MDFQAGYLRSSIGRKTIVAITGIILFGFVFVHMLGNLQIFQEPDKINTYAEFLHNLGGLLWLARGILLAAFVLHVYYALKLSLENKKARPVGYVKESTIQATLSSRYMALTGSVLLAFVIYHLLHFTIGKIQPENFALQETIGDKQRHDVYSMVILGFKNIYVSISYIVAMTLLAFHLRHGVTSVFQTLGFNTPFWAPKTNAFAILYALTIFIGNTSMPVAILLNFVKVPGAQ
- a CDS encoding alpha/beta fold hydrolase, with the translated sequence MEVSDPQNKNQESGFFESGGYKLHYTKRDNGKKRALLLLHGFMDSSQTFLFQEEYLSKYFDLYRFDYRGHGDSEWLREGFYHFMLPLVDTKTFIQKFLPEKFHILGHSMGGGLGSRLAGLYPERVESLICLEGFSSLQDPEKERRRFLGWLENWELSLAGKDRKRQKNFRSVEDAAARLAPIYPRLPKERLLKITETLTRPAEEGGYMWKSDPSYKNGPPVFLSPQFTRHLWETISCNVLVVYGQKTHLALDDSKEVFSHIRNLKYIEIEDAGHNMHHDRPELLETILDEFYVTNLK